Proteins co-encoded in one Quercus robur chromosome 8, dhQueRobu3.1, whole genome shotgun sequence genomic window:
- the LOC126695326 gene encoding UDP-N-acetylglucosamine transferase subunit ALG14-like, translating to MEKGNGCCFSIMASSATIIIFLIGITLVVCRVLYAMYWSSKPLRKRAPQPVSTLVVLGSGGHTAEMLNLLSVLQKDRFSPRIYIAAATDNMSLQKARLFENSLADETGVRAVKTAQFLQIYRSREVGQSYITSVWTTLLAIVHALQLMIKIRPQVIICNGPGTCIPLCAIAFLFKVIGIRWSSIFYVESIARVKRLSLSGLLLYKLRIADEFFVQWPQLQRKYPRAHYVGCLM from the exons ATGGAGAAAGGAAATGGATGTTGCTTCTCCATTATGGCTTCAAGTGCTACCattataatttttctcattgGTATCACCTTAGTCGTGTGTCGTGTCCTCTATGCTATGTATTGGAGCAGCAAACCTCTTCGCAAAAGAGCTCCACAACCTGTCAGTACCCTCGTTGTTTTAGGTTCAG GGGGTCACACTGCCGAGATGCTTAATCTCTTGTCTGTGCTGCAGAAAGACAGGTTTTCTCCCAGAATCTACATTGCTGCTGCTACTGACAATATGAGTCTCCAAAAAGCTCGTTTGTTTGAGAATTCCCTTGCTGATGAG ACCGGAGTCAGGGCAGTAAAGACTGCACAATTCTTGCAGATATATCGAAGTAGGGAGGTTGGTCAATCATATATAACTTCTGTTTGGACAACTCTACTTGCTATTGTTCATGCCCTTCAACTAATGATTAAAATCCGACCCCAAGTG ATTATATGCAATGGGCCTGGCACTTGTATTCCACTATGTGCAATCGCATTCTTATTTAAG GTAATAGGAATTAGATGGTCATCTATCTTTTATGTTGAGAGTATAGCAAGGGTGAAAAGGCTGTCTTTAAGTGGTTTGCTTCTTTATAAGTTACGAATAGCTGATGAGTTTTTTGTGCAATGGCCACAACTACAGAGAAAATATCCCCGAGCTCACTATGTTGGTTGTCTCATGTAG